Part of the Planctomycetota bacterium genome, CGCCCGCAACCGCGCCGGGATGTACATGGGCTTTAACGGCACGGCCGGGGTCTGGCGTCGCCAGGCCATCGTTGACGGCGGGGGCTGGGAGCACGACACGCTCACCGAAGACCTCGACCTGTCATATCGCGCACAGCTCAACGGTTGGAACTTCGTGTACCTCCCGCAGTACGCCGCGCCCGCCGAACTTCCGCCAGAGATCCTCGCCTTCAAACAGCAGGCCCACCGCTGGACCAAGGGCAGTGTGCAGACCGGCATGAAGCTCCTGCCGCGCATTCTCCGCAGTCCCCAGCTTCCGTATGCGATCAAGTCCGAAGCATTTTTCCACCTGACCAACACGATCGTCCACCCGCTGATGGTGATCCTCACGATCCTGGTCTACCCGGCGTTCATCGCCGTGTCCGGCCCGCTTAAGGATTACCCGTTGGCCGGCATGCTCTTCGGCATCACGATGTTCATCCTCGCGACCTGCGGGGCCAGCACGTTCTTCATCGTGGCCCAGCGTGAGCTCTTCGGAAAGTCGTCGTTCTTCCGCACGCTACTGCATCTGCCGTTCCTCATGGCTCTCGGCGTGGGCATGTCGCTGTCCAACGCTAAGGCCGTTCTCGAAGGCGTCTTCCAGGACCGCCACTCCAAGCGGAACGAGTTTGTCCGCACGCCCAAGTTCGGCGTCACCGGCAAACACGCCCACACCGCGCCCGTCGACGAGCCGACGCTCAACGACAAGCCCGCCTCCGACGACCTGCACTGGTGGCTCAAGAAGCTCCCATTACCGATGCTCGAAATCGCGTTCGGCACCTACATGCTGACCTTCATTTTCATCAGCATCTGGTACAGCTTCGCCACGGCGTCGATCCCGTTCACCGGCATGTTCGCCGCGGGCTACTTCTACGTCGGCTTCACGAGCCTGCGCAGCCTTTGGATCCTCCACGAAGACCGCGTCGCCGCCCGCGAAGCGGCGGCCGAGGTGGCGTGAGCCGGGCGTGAAAGACCTGCTCGCCAGAACGCTCCGCGACGTGGCCGCTGAGGGTACGGCCGGCGAGGTCGCCTACGCCATTCGCAAACTCCTCGCGTGCGATTCTCCGGCGGCTGTCGCCACCGTGGTCTGCGGCCTGACGCTCGGTACCGCCGCCCCGGTCCTGATCCCGGCACTACTGCTCGTCGGCCTGCACCTGCTCACCGCCCGGGGTGAGCGGAAGCAAGCTGAATCGTTCGACGAGCACTGCAACGACGTCCTCGCCCAACTCGACACGCTCCGCACCGGCGTCCGCACGGCCGCCGAAGTCGCCGACGATGTCTCGGCTCTGATCGAACGCCGCACATGGGTCTGGGCCAAGATTGACGGCCGCGAGATACATCTCATTGCCCAACGCGTCCGTGACGAGATCGTTACTACCCTCGACAACGCCGGCTTCGCCGCCCACGCCGACAACGCCCGCGTCTACTTCGAGACCATCCTCGCCGAGTTCGACAAACTCCACGAACGCCACGATGATACCCAGGAAAAGATCGACGACGCCGTGCGACAGGTTCTCGCGGCTATAGAAGCGAACAAGCAACCCGGCGTGGACCCGACGCAAACGGTGTATCCGCCGGAAGTCATCAAGGCCGCGCAACTGCTCATGGAGCGTGGTGACAAGGAGCAGCGTGCGCTGGCCGAGACAATCGCCCGCCGCCACGATGAGGCCGACCGTCTGCTGGACGAACTCCTCGCCGACCCGCTCGCCGAAACCGTTCGTCTACTCACCCGCAAGGGCGACAACTGGTACGCCGCCGGTGAGTTCGACAAGGCTATCGAGCCGTACGAGCAAGTCTTCGCCCTTTGCCCCGACGATTTAACCGCCCGAAACAACGTTACGCGAGCTCACGGTCAAGCTCGCCTCGGCGATGTGACTGAGCATGGCCAACGAGCCATCGAGGTCGCCAC contains:
- a CDS encoding glycosyltransferase, which produces ARNRAGMYMGFNGTAGVWRRQAIVDGGGWEHDTLTEDLDLSYRAQLNGWNFVYLPQYAAPAELPPEILAFKQQAHRWTKGSVQTGMKLLPRILRSPQLPYAIKSEAFFHLTNTIVHPLMVILTILVYPAFIAVSGPLKDYPLAGMLFGITMFILATCGASTFFIVAQRELFGKSSFFRTLLHLPFLMALGVGMSLSNAKAVLEGVFQDRHSKRNEFVRTPKFGVTGKHAHTAPVDEPTLNDKPASDDLHWWLKKLPLPMLEIAFGTYMLTFIFISIWYSFATASIPFTGMFAAGYFYVGFTSLRSLWILHEDRVAAREAAAEVA